GATGACGGGCTGGATCACCCCGTAGCCGAAGCCCGTGAGCAACGCCCCGACGACGAGCATCGTCTTGTCACGGAAGATCCCCACGCACAGCAGCCCCGCGCAGACCAGCCCCAGCGACACGAGGTTGACGTTCTGCTTCAGCGCGCGGATGATCCGGTCGATAAACAGCCCGGGAAGCATGATCGCCAGGAAGAACAACGAGATCAGCACACCCGAAAACGAACTGCTGATCTTGTAGTCGTCGACCAGAAACGAGGCGTAGAAGGCGATGGCCAGCACGGCGTAAGTGGCGAAGAAGTAAAAGAGCATCAGTCCGACGAGCTTGCCCCGGTCGATCCGTTTGTGGCGCATCTGGATGCTCTGCTCCGGCTCGGGCGTGGAGCGGCTGCGCCGGAGGAAAAACGACAGCGCGAGCGAGATGCCCGGCAGGGTATAGACCAGGAACGGAAGATGCCAGTTGACCTCGGCCAGGTAACCCGTCACGGCGGTCGCCACGACGAGCGTGAGGTTGTTGATCGCCGAACTGTACCCCAGCTGCCGGACGCGGCTGTCCCCCGTGAAATAGTCGACGATCAGGCCCGTCGAGAGGGGGATGACCATGCCGGCGCCGACACCGAGGATGCAGCTGATGACGATGAGCCACGCCATGCTGCGGGCGAACAGGCAGGCCACGCCGCTCAAAAAGAAAATCGAAAGTCCTACGAT
This Alistipes shahii WAL 8301 DNA region includes the following protein-coding sequences:
- a CDS encoding MFS transporter, producing the protein MKIKTGKGSVTLVVLLAIWSVSAIASLPGLAVSPILGDLNKVFPKVTDLEIQMLTSLPSLLIIPFVLLSGKLSEGRDKLKILIVGLSIFFLSGVACLFARSMAWLIVISCILGVGAGMVIPLSTGLIVDYFTGDSRVRQLGYSSAINNLTLVVATAVTGYLAEVNWHLPFLVYTLPGISLALSFFLRRSRSTPEPEQSIQMRHKRIDRGKLVGLMLFYFFATYAVLAIAFYASFLVDDYKISSSFSGVLISLFFLAIMLPGLFIDRIIRALKQNVNLVSLGLVCAGLLCVGIFRDKTMLVVGALLTGFGYGVIQPVIYDKAATIAPPRSATLALSFVMAMNYLAVMICPFIMDMFRHLFHTHSDRFPFFFNAALVFALAAVTWFRRGNFTLGLDESYYKN